The Mesorhizobium opportunistum WSM2075 DNA window CAGCGCCAGAGGGACGTAATGGTGATGGCCCTTGTGAGCGCCCTCGCCGCTGTCGGCCTTGGTCAGCTTGATGCGTTGGCCGTCGACCTTGTCGACGGTGCCGATATGCACGCCATCGGCGCCAACGACTTCCATATGCTCACGAATTTTGCTGGTGTCGGTCATGGTGGTTCTCCATTGGGACTGCCGACAATAACAAACGACCGGCCGATTGGATGCATCGGCTTTCAGGCAGCACGACGTTTTGATCCCATCATGCTAGGGGACTAGACGATCACGAACACCGGGGGTGAAAGACGATGCGGATCCTTTTGTTGTTTGCCGTTTGCCTGTTAGCACAGGTCACGACACCGATCGTGGCCCGTGCCGGCGATGTCGCCGAGCTCGAAATCCTGGGATTCACCAAGGACGGCGGCGTGTTCGCCTTCGAGGAATATGGCGTCCAGGATGGGTCGGGTTTCCCCTACGCCAATCGCTATTATATCGACACCAATGATGACAGCTTTCTCAAGGGAACGCCGATCCGAGTGCGGCTTGACGACGAGACCGCCACGCTCGAGGCGGCGCGCCTGCAAGCCCGGCAGAAGGGCGAGGCCATTGTCAGCCAG harbors:
- a CDS encoding DUF2171 domain-containing protein — protein: MTDTSKIREHMEVVGADGVHIGTVDKVDGQRIKLTKADSGEGAHKGHHHYVPLALVAEVDGKKVWLSANSDVAVTFEEERSDRV